In Nocardioides sp. W7, the genomic stretch GCGCCCCCGTGGCGCGCGAGGAAGGACTCCAGCTATGACGCACTCGTTCACCACGGCCCAGGGGCTTCGACGTCTCCTCGTCCGGCTCCGCGCGACCGGGCCACACGCCTGGGAACACGACGCCGAGGCGCGCGAACTCATGCTGTTCGCCACCCGCAAGTACCAGGCGCTGTCGATCAAGCACCACTGCGACCCCGCGATCGGTGCAGCCGCCGCGTTCGAGGCGATGCGCACCTACGCCGTGCGCACGGCCGACGACCCGTGGGCGGTGGTGACTCAGGCGGTCAAGGTCAGCCTCATCGCCGAGGAACGCGCCGAGGGCCTCCTGTGCTCCCCCGACCGGGCCCGACGTCCCGAGGTCTCGCGCCACCACGACGTACGCCGCTTCAGCGACACCGAGGCCGACCTGGTGAACCTCCTGCCCTCCCTCGCCGTCGCGCCCATCGACACTGAGGAGACTCCCCCGACGGGCGCCTTCGAGGCGGTCGAGACCGTCATCGACCTCTTCACCGCACTCGGGTGGCCCCGCGACACCGCCACCTG encodes the following:
- a CDS encoding serine/arginine repetitive matrix protein 2 — protein: MTHSFTTAQGLRRLLVRLRATGPHAWEHDAEARELMLFATRKYQALSIKHHCDPAIGAAAAFEAMRTYAVRTADDPWAVVTQAVKVSLIAEERAEGLLCSPDRARRPEVSRHHDVRRFSDTEADLVNLLPSLAVAPIDTEETPPTGAFEAVETVIDLFTALGWPRDTATCALDYIAARLIESGNRTTTHAALRRDHTARALLDLDRDAWATLLRVVLGNPNPDEAWTADGHGLLLRLLIGHPVTEVLDDDLLVLEIADTAPDPRGGVHV